In Ferrimicrobium sp., the DNA window GTAGCTGCGACGTAAAGAACCTCTCGTGGAGTTGTACTGGTGATCATCGCATGGGCAGTATCGAGCGTTCGTCCCTGTGCACGATACGCAGTCGTGGCATAGGCCAACTCGACATGTTCGGCCACATAGTCAGGTGGCAGTGTGACTTCTCCTCTTCCTCCAAGGCGTCTGATGGTCATAGTGCCGTCGTTACTGGTCGCTATTACCCGCCAACGATCACCGTTCTTCACCCACCCCTTGCCGGTTGTGAGTAGTCGATTGTTCTCTCGAGTTACGACCTCATCACCAACCCCAGCTACAGCCCCATCGACCAAGCTCAACCCCGACTCTGCTACCTCACCTGTGGCAACCCTGTCGACTCTGGCTCGGTTGTTCAACTCGGTTACCGTATCCGAATCCCCCGCGATCATGAGTGAGTCCTTGCCCGCTGTGACGTCGCTCCTCCAGGCCTGATAGAGTGTCTCGATCAACTCCTCTCGTTCACCCTCTTTGATCCTTTGGTGCGTCTCATAGGCATCGATCGCCTCCTCGTCACCTATGCGTAGCTCCATGCTCGCTGTCCTCTCCCAGGCATGGACAAAGCGGCGAACATCGCTCAACGTCGGCACCACCATGTCTCCTCGCTCTCGAACCAGGGATCCAAACATCCCACCGGCTGTAATGCTCGAGATCTGAGCCGGATCTCCAACCAGTAACACCTTGGCATCGGCCTCTTGGGCGGCACTTACAAGCTCATCTAAGGCAAAGGTTCCAATGAGAGAGGCCTCATCGATGATGACCAACTGACCGGGGTGAAAGCGCCACCGGGTGAGCAGCCCCTGTAGCCTTTCGATCTCCCTTTGGCGGGCGCCCCTTTGCTCTGGAGCATCTGGAATTACCGCGGTAAGGCTGGCCAGGCGATCGCGTTCTGCCTGTCTCCTGGCGCTCTGTCGCCACTCATGGAGCCACTTGGCGGTGTTCTCGGTCTCGATGCCGAGCTCATCGGCTAGCACCTGGGCAGCCGTTGCCGATGGAGCTAGCCCAATGACGCTACCTGGTCCATGTTCTAGCTCCCAAGCAGCACGTAGGCCAGCCATCGTCGTCGTCTTGCCGGTACCCGCTGGTCCAACGAGTAGATCAAGGCGACGAGGAGAGGTGGCGATCGCCTCAACTGTCAGGGCTTGATCGGAGCTCATCGTAAAGTTTTTTCCCGGTAGGTTTACCTCGGTAATAGCCTTGACGGTGCTGACCGAAACGACCGGAGCATCAAGGGACCTGGCGGCCCGAAACAGATCTGTCTCGGCATCCAAGAGGGTTGCGGTGGTATAGAGATGGCGCTCCTTTGGTCGCATCCGAGAGCTGCCGTCTGCTCTTTGAAACCGCTCTGGTAGGTGATAGAGCTCAGGTGAGCTGATCTGGATCGCCTCGCCCAGGGCGATCTCTGTCGTTCGCTCTGCAACCGCTACCCGGTCGTCGGGGCTGACAAAGCGTAACCCCTGGAGTTGGCGATGGACCTCGGCTAGGACGTTTGTGCGTCCAAAGGTGGCGTGACGCTCTGAGACCCCCTCGAGGGCTAGGCCCGCAACTTCTTGGAGCATCTCTTTACTGAGATCGCCGGCACGAAGTAGTGGCAACTCATTGCGATTCGCCAAGCTGGCAACGAAGGTAGTTGGGTCATCATCGAGGTAGCGGGCTGCTCGCTGGCGCCAGTCATCTGTCATCTCGGCGAGGCTTCGATGCACCTTGTCCTGGCGGGTCTCGAGGTTGGCCTGTTGGGCGAGGCGTACCGATTCGACCGCACTTGGGGTTCGTCCATGAGCGAGAGTAAATTGCTCTACGAGATGTGCCTTGTGTTCTCTGACCGCCGCTACCCGCTGTGAGAACTCTTCCATGAGATCTATTGGCACTCCTATCATCTCAGACTTTGACATCCCACCTGGGGTCACCCTCTCTTCCCAGCCAACCCCGAGGGCCTCGGTGAGAAGGTCAGACAATACTCCTTCGTGCATCACGCCAAGGGTCACGATGGACTTATACAGGCCACTCCCATCGAGGGTTCGCCACTTGCCATCAGAGATTGACTTGGCTCGGTTCCAGACGATGACATGATCGTGGAGCTGTGGATCACCAGCTCGGCTGTCATAGTGGGTAAAGCTTGCAGCACTAATGCCGGTGACGTCCTCCTGGAGAACGCCGTTCTTACCAGAGCGTGAGTGAATCACCTCACGTTCTGCATAGCCAAGGACATAGTCGATAGCTCGTTGATGACACCGATAGATAATTGCCTTGGTCTCCGAATCGGCTAGAGCCCATGCAACAGAGACGGATTTAGAGGGTGAGAAGGTGAGATCGAAACCAGCTACCGGCTTGCCGATCTTCTTTTCAGCTTGGGCCTCTTCGGCCTTGATCGTTTCAATCGCCAAGGCTCGATCCTCCTCTGTGAGAGTCTCTGGTAACCGGGCAACTCTGGCCTTGATCCGATCGGCCATGCTCACCCGTCGGATTCGTAACGCCTGTCCAACTGGATCACCAGTGAGTGGATCAGCAACAAGTCCAAGCATGTTCCACAACTGAGATTCGGTGACCTCTGAACCATGCTCTACCCCCTTCCCCCCTCCGAGATCAGCCAGCCCTCTACCCTTCCATCGACCCGGTGGGGTGCCAGACTCTGCGTAGTAACGGGTCAGCTCTGAGCTCTGATCTCCTCGGCCATCACCTACGGCGATCGAGTCCATGAGGTACCTATAACCCTGGCCGAGGGAGAGCTTGCGGATGGTGAGCATGGGAGTGTTCCTTTGATAAAGGGGTGCCGAGTGTGTCCTTGTTAGGGGACCAAACGGTTGGAAATCTGTCACGCTCGTTGACGAATGTCCGTTCGAATTTCGCGATAGCGGCCTCGGATGCAAGGCGTGTGGTAGGAGTTTGGCTACTTTGGGTGTGCTAGGAGTTTGGCTACTTTGGGTGTCCGGCTGAGCTAGGCCTTTGCTGGTGTGAGCGATAGGCTCTCTGTTGGATTGCCCTAAGGGTATGACTGTCGACGACCGGGTCTTTGTTGACAGTTTGCGAGCGCGGTTTTTCGCAGAAGAACCTGGTCATGTCAATCGATCATCGATGCATCTCGTTGCCGAATTACCGCGCGGTGGTGATGGGAGGTTGGCACGTCTCATGAATGCCTGGTCCAAGGTGGAGGTGTTGATCTTGGATGATTTCCTCATCCGACCCATCAGCCCGGATGCCGCCAGTGACACCTTGGAGGTGATCGAGGATCGTCATGGACTTCGCTCAACGATCCTTACCTCACAACTCCCAGTTGCCAACTGGTACGCAAGCATTGGCGATCCGACGATCGCTGACGCTCTTCTTGACCGCTTAACAACGAACCTTCACCGCATCGAACTGAACGGAGAATCGATGCGCAAAGTAGTCCCCCTCGACCGACCTACAGGGATTAGGAGTGGCCGAACACCTAGGATGAGAAAAATCAATCGCCGATCAAGAACGGTCACCAGAAAGGAGGTGAGGTAGGGGTTGGGCGTGGCACCCGATGACTACCCGAATGCTCACTCCCTGTCCGAAAACTCCGGATTCGGTGTCCGAAATGAGCGAAATGTGCAGGCTAGGGCCTCTAATCTCCTGATAGATGCCGTCGGCATAGACATAGGAGAAGGTGATCTTACCCAGGTCCCGTTTTTTCCACTCGTCGAACTGAGCTTTCCACTCGACTTTGAGGGAGGAGACGACATTTGGGGTCAGCTTCTTGGCTCCTTCACCGAGGACAACCTCAAGAACCTGGGCCATATCACGTTCTGAGACCCCCTTCAGGTAGGCATAGGCGACCCAGGCATCGATGGACTTGGATCTGTGTAGGTGGGGAGGGATGAGTTTGGATGAGAAGTTGATCGACCCATCGCCGTCACGAGAGCGGATTCTTGCTACCTCAACCTCGCTCGTCTCCGATCGCGGTGGTGATGGATCGCTCGGGGAGGTAGCCATTGCGTACTACGTCCCTACCGGCACTCTTGAGCTCGTTTACCATCTCAGTCACCTCTACCTCAAGAGCGGTAGCGATGAGATGCCTTCCCATGAACGCGCAACAACTCGGTTATCGCATCAGTTACGGCGTAGGTGGGCTTACCCGAGAAGTCAGGGGTTATCATGGTCACCTGCGATTTCCTTTCTGATTGTGTTTTGTTTTCTTACTGACATTCCAGTAGGAAATCTGCACCCAACCAGGCCACTCACCTCAAACTTTCCCCCCCGCGCTCATCAGTAGGCCATACTCAACTTTTCCTGTTACCTCCCCATCCTCCCAGCGCTCGGATACCTCAAGGGAGATGATCCCTAGCAAATCATTGGCCAGTTTGGCCCAGATAATCGAAGGATGCGGGGTCGACGACTCCTCCTCAAGTGCCATGACGAGTGTGACCGGTCCGCCTGTGAAATAGACGGTTCCTCTCTATTGTAGCGAGGTCGGCAACTCAGTTAGCGTCTCCTCGGCTGGAGGTAGCATAAGAGCGTGGTTCTGGCCTCTTCGTCTTGTTCATTGCCATCATGGCACGATCACGAGCTGCTAAGTGGCTGGGAGACCTTAACGGTGATCAAGTTAAAAGCCACCCAGTGTAACAGCAACTGTCAATATGTTTGTCCTCCAAACGGATGACAGAGACTGCAATCACCGTCGGCAAGCGCTCAACTCGTTGGTCACCAGAATCGTAGGTTCATAACTCAACCACGTGAGAGAGTAAAGAGCAAGGACCGTCTTTGATCCGTCTGAGCTGCCCATATTCAATCGCAATATCACCCAAAGGCCCATGTTCCTCTGTTGGTGAAACCCATGTCGCAACTGGTCCTACCTCGGCTGACAGTCTCCCCCTACGAATGTTGGACACCGATCCTGGGGTTTTCAGCTGTCAGATGCCAAACATCCTGGTAGTAGGTATATTTTCGCTAATTTGTCATAATGCTGTGAGAACGTCGCCACGATGTGTTAGGTTAAGAGATGTACCAGACGATAACTCTGGTAGTGATAATTACCATAAGGGGGTAAAGATGAAGGTACCAGGCATGGTTGGTGGGGGCACTGTGGCTCTCAGTTTTCGTCTGGCTAGCGTAAGGAGCTAGGGTGGGCTCGACGGCGACACATTCTCCGGATAAGGCGTAACATGATCGATAGCCGGGAGGTTCTGTTTGCACGATACCCCTGGATAACTCATAGTGTCCCACGCATCATTGGTCGATGCGCTCTTTGGAACCCGTGGATAGAAGAAACTGAGAGGAGGTGAATGAATAATGTCTGACCTGGAAACAATGGTAATGGAAGCTATGAGCGATCTCCAAGGCCGTGAAGCCGAGGGTGATTTTACCCTTGAAATAACGAATTTGGAGGATGTCGATATGGCTGATGGCGGGCACACTATAGCACGTCGTTACCGAATTACATATGAAACATGATATGTAGACGTGGGGGTCGGCAACCTCCGTGAATTGTTTGCGGAGTGTCGGCCCCCTTGTCGGATAGAGATTGGATGAGGTTAAAGCTTCGAATTTATACAAGCTCAGAAGGAGAGTGCTGATGAACGAGGTTAGTGGTTGTACCACGTCTTTCCTCGAACCTGACGTAATAGCTGGGGTGGAGAGGTTTTGCGAGTATTACGTGGAGAGAGCTCAGCCCAGCGCAGTTTTAATCTGCTATACGGTAGAGTGTCGGCTAGCTGCGGCGACCGCGTTGTCCGTTCTTAGGTCTCGAGGTAATGTCAAGGGTAAACTCGACGGAGTTCCTATGGCTCCTCTCGATGATCCGGGCCTGAGTAGCCGTCTACAGGAGTCGATTACTGAGTGTGGATCTTTCGACCGTATCGTGATCATATCGTTCGAGCTGGAGACGATGTCACACTTTCCACTGTTTCGGCGGATTCTCGATGAGTTTGGCCCGGAGAAGTGCGAAGTGATTCGTTGTATTAGTGTATGCGAGGATTTTTTTCTGGAAACCATGACAGTGGAGCCCGCCGAACTGTCAAGGCTGAATGCTGGAGTGCTAACCCGACTGCAGTCAGCGAAGCAGCTCCATATAGAGACACCGTCTGGAACCATGTTAGATGTCGAACTAGACTCGACGAAGTACACATGGATTAGCAATCGGGGACGGGCGCGCCCAGGTGGCTTCGTGATTTTGCCGCCAGGGGAAGTGGCGACCTTCCCGGCTCACGTGGAAGGGGTGCTGGTGGCAGAGAGTGCTTTGAACACTAACTTCTACACGAGAATTGATCCGCGCCTGGCTGCTCACCCTGTCACTGCTGTATTTAGGCGAGACAAGCTAGAGGATCTTAGTTGCGATGAGGCGTCCATACAGCGAGTCCTCAACATATGCAGGACTTTTCCGTTCTTCAATCGCGTGGGGGAAGTTGGCTTCGGTACTAACGTCGGAATCAGAAAGTTGAGTCCGCTGAACTCTCATATCAACGAGCGCTTGCCGGGTATTCATTTGGGCTTGGGTCAGCATAATCAGACCCGGAATGTGGTTCCTGACGACTGCGAGGTACATCTTGATCTTATTTCCGCCGGCGCACTGGTTTGGGTAGATGGTGAGATAGATCCGTCTCTCGACTTTTCGAGACTGGTCCCTTCTGACAACGAGCATCCGCTGACAAACGACGAGGATATCGACGGCGACTGCTGTGGTGTTCGAGATTCATTCTGTATTCGGCCAGATGGGGTCTTGCAGCCAGTTAAAGCGGGCAAGCGGTAGCGCGGACAACCTGGGTTGGTGAGATGAGTGTTCGTCCGTGTGTGGCTGGGCATGCCGGTGCAACGGATACCATAGTTGGGTTGTGCGAAAGTGATTGTGATTTGATACCTCCCGATGTGAGGGTTTAGTACTATATGCCATCTACGTTTTGTGAGGTTAAGTTGCTAATGTAGCGTACCAATCGCCGTGGCCGCTGAGTTTAGCGTAGCGTATTTGTTAGGGTGTAGGGCTTTGATGAACGTGGTTATCGGATCGAGGCGCTGTTGTGATTGTAAAAGGTGCTGTTGATGGCGGTGGCGCTTTGCAAGCGGTATGTTTGTGTTGTAGATTTTAGTATTTCGGAGGTGCGAAGAGGGGATGTGCATCTTAATGCGTTTGGGTGCGACATCAACGAACTTTGCTATCAATCGAAAATGCTGTCGTAGGGCGAGCTTGGAGCCTCTGTAAATGCAGAGATGTAGCAGTTTGGAAAGAGAACTCATCGTGTCGGCCCTTAAGTCGGTCGGATACGGGAAGCATTAGGTCTCCGCATTTCGGGTGTCTCGGTCGACAAGCTGATATTGGTGACGAATCAAGCATTTCGTAGTTGAAAGTCAGTGGTCTTGTGTCACTCGACAGAAGGGTGATGAGTGATGTGATGAGCCTGACACTTGGAGGATTTCCGGCCCAATGGAAAGGTGCCTACGAGAGCATGCACGCTGTTCTCACGGAGGTGCTCAGTCACCGTTCGACAGAGTGTTGCAGGCCCGAGGTTCCGACACACCCAATGGGTAACTTACGGACAGCATCACTGTACGAATATCAAACGTGGTGCTGGCAGTGGCTGATGATACTTAGCTCCCTAAGGCCACTCACCAACCTGTTGCCCACCCTATTCAACGTCGAGGAGGAGAACTTGATAATCGCTAACGCGAATGTTCGTTTGTTGGTCCTAAATGACAGAGAGACACCTTTCTAGATGGGTGGCGATGATCGAGGGCGGAAGCGAGAGAATGGCCGTTGGGCCACGCTAAGGAATCGACGCTTTGTGATCTGGCTCGCGGGCCAGGGAGTATCGAACACTGGTTCGGCTCTCACAGTAGCGCTAGCCCCAATCATCGCTGTGGTCGTTCTTCACGCGCCGGCCAAGGAGGTGGGGCTTATCGTGGCGACATCCTTGGGATGCACCGCTGTGGCCCGGCCTGTGGCTGCAGTGTTCGCCGAGAGATCCCGTAATAGGATCCGAGCCCTTTTTGTGATCAATATTGTGTCGGCTATTGTTATTGGACTGGTCCCGGTGTTCTGGGTCTATGGGTCTCTGTCGCTCCCCGTGTTTTGGATCGTCATTGCCGTCGATGGG includes these proteins:
- a CDS encoding relaxase domain-containing protein, giving the protein MLTIRKLSLGQGYRYLMDSIAVGDGRGDQSSELTRYYAESGTPPGRWKGRGLADLGGGKGVEHGSEVTESQLWNMLGLVADPLTGDPVGQALRIRRVSMADRIKARVARLPETLTEEDRALAIETIKAEEAQAEKKIGKPVAGFDLTFSPSKSVSVAWALADSETKAIIYRCHQRAIDYVLGYAEREVIHSRSGKNGVLQEDVTGISAASFTHYDSRAGDPQLHDHVIVWNRAKSISDGKWRTLDGSGLYKSIVTLGVMHEGVLSDLLTEALGVGWEERVTPGGMSKSEMIGVPIDLMEEFSQRVAAVREHKAHLVEQFTLAHGRTPSAVESVRLAQQANLETRQDKVHRSLAEMTDDWRQRAARYLDDDPTTFVASLANRNELPLLRAGDLSKEMLQEVAGLALEGVSERHATFGRTNVLAEVHRQLQGLRFVSPDDRVAVAERTTEIALGEAIQISSPELYHLPERFQRADGSSRMRPKERHLYTTATLLDAETDLFRAARSLDAPVVSVSTVKAITEVNLPGKNFTMSSDQALTVEAIATSPRRLDLLVGPAGTGKTTTMAGLRAAWELEHGPGSVIGLAPSATAAQVLADELGIETENTAKWLHEWRQSARRQAERDRLASLTAVIPDAPEQRGARQREIERLQGLLTRWRFHPGQLVIIDEASLIGTFALDELVSAAQEADAKVLLVGDPAQISSITAGGMFGSLVRERGDMVVPTLSDVRRFVHAWERTASMELRIGDEEAIDAYETHQRIKEGEREELIETLYQAWRSDVTAGKDSLMIAGDSDTVTELNNRARVDRVATGEVAESGLSLVDGAVAGVGDEVVTRENNRLLTTGKGWVKNGDRWRVIATSNDGTMTIRRLGGRGEVTLPPDYVAEHVELAYATTAYRAQGRTLDTAHAMITSTTPREVLYVAATRGREANLLYVDTHYDPDPATAHEGTTEVQSARQVLITCLANQGSEMGAHEMIRKEHEEAEGIIRLHGEYETIARIAEEERWNELLTRSGLTDEHLEQIRESSAYGPLLSALRGAKARGIDIDNDFPTIVTARQFDDADDLAAVLANRVASWTHKHGSRRIGASNLIAGLIPRATEVTDPDLGQALIERERAIEQRAIALAERAIEERAKWVQLLGQMPSDPTHQAAWLANVATIAAYREQWNITGNTVIGKEECVDSIEQLGQWRRASSAVKAVVRLSNSTVNTSETHGHIGFVENSATRNINAAER
- a CDS encoding ATP-binding protein; this encodes MTVDDRVFVDSLRARFFAEEPGHVNRSSMHLVAELPRGGDGRLARLMNAWSKVEVLILDDFLIRPISPDAASDTLEVIEDRHGLRSTILTSQLPVANWYASIGDPTIADALLDRLTTNLHRIELNGESMRKVVPLDRPTGIRSGRTPRMRKINRRSRTVTRKEVR
- a CDS encoding transposase — encoded protein: MATSPSDPSPPRSETSEVEVARIRSRDGDGSINFSSKLIPPHLHRSKSIDAWVAYAYLKGVSERDMAQVLEVVLGEGAKKLTPNVVSSLKVEWKAQFDEWKKRDLGKITFSYVYADGIYQEIRGPSLHISLISDTESGVFGQGVSIRVVIGCHAQPLPHLLSGDRS